In one window of Maribacter sp. BPC-D8 DNA:
- a CDS encoding DEAD/DEAH box helicase has protein sequence MDNRKWLKYWRKSLIDSLKADIDIKNQEHFEIENFEIDHPNIHNLERLAELMDSEEKALNKKKGILKDDFENWVSLNEIEVLIAPIKLVQKEQYKVNDRNKFPFWYAVKVNREGVQSVPEEIAPFYQRKYLEPQADEKTEFIFSSVDKVNQKNNVKREDLNTYQLYIDYLKKNFTSVTDQEFDSYTCDNHKTLNNAIVLMPNAQIGAAQSIIALYDKILKSKNQPELLSTFIDVENDIEKEPLNVTDFIKANHLYLGQMGYEFPISISQRKSLYTLLNSDDKVFAINGPPGTGKTTLLQSIVANKIVETAIEGANAAIILACSTNNQAVTNIIESFSKSNTKDGPLQGRWLPDVDGYATYLPASGKTEDELRGINYKKLVGGGLFGDIENEEFVGRAIDFYLEKSETYFGKNLNIPDTLLKLQSEIKEIKNTLIHSKEKWENYLKGESLFKSLKVNEEEKFFSDNFLSADQLRDLARSLQKSEHAILSYFNSESIFRKLLCILGIKSSLRSRQNELNIILRDSILENRIKDYSKNSLLEQCNATIETVRKITKLTTDWESFKERNDINGNPPRNKDEYWDLEMLKIRNKVAPNCFYDELDVSIRHKAFQLAIHYWEGRYLQRLESDLRDPNFTKKGKATVIKRWQRHAMLTPCFVSTFYMAPKFFSYFKFLQKDDNGKNIFDNPALFNFVDLLLVDESGQVTPEVGTAIFSLAKKAVVVGDVKQIEPIWNISNKIDVGNLKNSQLIADYDDQIYETLFDSKGYLASTGSIMKMAQNASSFKEADLEEKGVILQEHRRCYDEIINYCNELAYNGLLIPLKGRSGNDLLFPPMYCIHVESNSVTKNTSRQNYQEAVELVKWLLLNRNSIEDKYKVKIEEAVGVITPFTGQKNVLRSLLKQNGINTSIMKLGTVHALQGAERPIILFSMVYGNGDSGTMFFDRDNKPNMLNVAVSRAKDNFIVFANTKILDKSSKSPSGILANHLKYEDNSLS, from the coding sequence ATGGATAACCGAAAATGGTTAAAGTATTGGCGTAAGAGTTTAATAGATTCTTTAAAGGCAGACATCGATATTAAAAACCAAGAACATTTCGAAATTGAAAATTTTGAAATTGACCATCCAAATATCCATAATTTAGAGCGACTTGCAGAACTTATGGATTCTGAAGAAAAAGCATTAAATAAAAAGAAAGGTATACTCAAAGACGATTTCGAAAACTGGGTCAGTTTAAATGAAATCGAAGTTTTAATTGCTCCGATTAAATTGGTTCAAAAAGAGCAATATAAAGTGAATGACAGAAACAAATTCCCTTTTTGGTATGCGGTAAAAGTGAATAGGGAAGGTGTGCAAAGCGTTCCAGAAGAAATAGCACCGTTCTACCAACGCAAGTATTTAGAGCCACAAGCAGATGAAAAAACGGAATTTATTTTTTCATCAGTTGATAAAGTAAATCAGAAGAATAATGTTAAAAGGGAAGATTTAAATACATACCAACTTTACATTGATTATTTAAAGAAGAATTTTACTAGTGTTACTGATCAAGAATTTGATAGCTATACTTGCGATAACCACAAAACACTGAACAATGCAATTGTATTAATGCCCAATGCGCAAATTGGAGCTGCTCAAAGTATTATTGCCTTGTATGATAAAATACTAAAGAGTAAAAATCAGCCTGAGCTATTGTCAACATTTATTGATGTTGAAAACGACATAGAAAAAGAACCACTTAACGTTACTGATTTTATAAAGGCAAATCACCTGTATTTAGGGCAGATGGGTTATGAATTTCCGATATCTATTTCGCAAAGAAAAAGTTTATACACGCTGTTAAATTCCGACGATAAGGTTTTTGCAATTAATGGGCCACCAGGAACAGGAAAAACAACCTTGTTACAAAGTATAGTAGCCAATAAAATAGTAGAGACAGCTATTGAAGGCGCAAATGCTGCGATTATTTTAGCTTGCTCAACTAACAATCAGGCGGTAACAAATATTATAGAGAGCTTCTCTAAATCAAATACTAAAGATGGTCCTTTGCAAGGAAGGTGGCTTCCAGACGTTGATGGCTATGCAACCTATTTACCTGCTAGTGGTAAAACGGAAGATGAACTAAGAGGTATTAACTATAAAAAATTAGTTGGTGGTGGTTTGTTTGGTGATATTGAAAATGAGGAATTTGTTGGAAGAGCTATAGATTTCTATTTGGAAAAGAGTGAGACTTATTTTGGTAAAAATCTAAATATACCCGATACCCTTTTAAAACTTCAATCTGAAATAAAGGAAATAAAGAACACTTTAATTCATTCGAAGGAAAAGTGGGAAAACTACTTAAAAGGAGAATCTCTTTTTAAGTCGCTAAAAGTAAATGAAGAGGAGAAATTCTTTTCTGATAATTTTTTATCGGCAGATCAGTTACGAGACTTGGCAAGGTCATTGCAAAAATCAGAACATGCTATTTTAAGTTATTTCAATTCTGAATCTATATTTAGAAAGTTGCTCTGCATTCTTGGAATTAAATCATCATTAAGAAGTCGGCAGAATGAATTAAATATTATTTTGAGAGATTCTATTCTTGAAAATAGAATCAAAGATTATTCTAAAAACTCGCTATTAGAACAATGTAATGCCACTATTGAAACGGTTAGAAAAATTACTAAACTAACTACTGATTGGGAAAGTTTTAAAGAGAGAAATGATATAAACGGAAACCCACCTAGAAATAAAGATGAGTATTGGGATTTAGAAATGCTCAAAATTAGAAATAAGGTGGCTCCAAATTGTTTTTATGACGAGTTAGATGTTAGTATACGGCATAAGGCATTTCAACTAGCTATTCATTATTGGGAAGGAAGATATCTTCAACGATTAGAAAGTGACTTAAGGGATCCCAACTTCACTAAAAAAGGTAAAGCAACGGTAATAAAGAGATGGCAAAGACATGCGATGTTGACTCCATGCTTTGTAAGTACCTTTTATATGGCTCCTAAGTTTTTTAGTTATTTCAAGTTCTTGCAGAAAGATGACAATGGTAAGAATATTTTTGATAATCCGGCTCTATTCAATTTTGTGGATTTACTACTAGTTGATGAATCTGGTCAAGTAACACCAGAAGTAGGTACTGCAATTTTTTCATTGGCAAAAAAGGCGGTAGTTGTTGGTGATGTAAAACAGATTGAACCTATATGGAATATATCTAATAAAATTGATGTCGGAAATTTAAAGAACAGTCAGCTCATTGCTGATTACGATGATCAGATTTATGAAACACTTTTTGATTCAAAGGGATATTTAGCTTCAACTGGTAGTATAATGAAAATGGCTCAAAACGCGAGCAGTTTTAAAGAAGCGGATTTAGAAGAAAAAGGAGTTATACTACAAGAACATAGAAGGTGTTATGATGAGATTATTAATTATTGTAATGAGTTAGCCTATAATGGTCTATTAATACCGTTAAAAGGTAGGTCTGGGAACGACTTACTATTTCCTCCCATGTACTGCATACATGTGGAAAGTAATTCGGTTACAAAGAATACCAGTAGGCAAAACTACCAAGAGGCGGTAGAATTGGTAAAATGGTTGCTATTAAATAGAAATAGCATTGAAGACAAGTATAAAGTAAAGATAGAAGAAGCTGTTGGGGTAATAACCCCGTTTACAGGTCAAAAGAATGTTCTAAGAAGCTTACTAAAGCAAAATGGTATAAATACTAGTATTATGAAATTAGGAACCGTACATGCCTTGCAAGGGGCAGAACGACCTATTATTCTTTTTTCAATGGTTTATGGTAATGGTGATTCTGGAACAATGTTCTTTGATAGGGATAATAAACCTAATATGTTGAATGTTGCAGTTTCTAGAGCAAAGGATAATTTTATAGTCTTTGCCAATACCAAAATTCTAGATAAGAGTAGTAAGAGCCCGTCTGGCATCTTAGCGAATCATTTAAAATACGAGGATAATAGTTTGTCTTAG
- a CDS encoding type I restriction-modification system subunit M — translation MTAKQKQEQLGKALWDIANDLRGAMNADDFRDYMLSFLFLRYLSDNYEGSVKKELGSDYPDLEEQDKRTPLSVWYEANTNDIEPFEKQMRRKVHYVIEPKYLWSSISELARKQDEDLLRDLQKGFKHIENDSFESSFKGLFSEINLDSEKLGKTYTERNKKLCKIIQKISEGIADFSTDSDTLGDAYEYLIGEFAAGSGKKAGEFYTPQQLSTILSEIVTLDSQNPKSGKKKKLNKVLDFACGSGSLLLNVKDKIEKAGGTISRIYGQEKNITTYNLARMNMLLHGVKDSEFEIFHGDTLKNEWNLLNEMNPAKKITFDAIVANPPFSLRWDASEAMGENFRYKNYGLAPKSAADFAFLLHGFHFLSDEGTMAIILPHGVLFRGGAESRIRTKLLKDGNIDTVIGLPSNLFFSTGIPVCILVLKKCKKDDDVLFINASEHYKKEKRQNILRDGKINGVIDPKEENDIEKIIDTYQNRPDEIERYARRVSMAEIEKNYYNLNISRYVSTASAEKKIDLKVVNDKLVDIEKTAAKALNEHNGYLKELGLKTI, via the coding sequence ATGACAGCAAAACAAAAACAAGAACAATTAGGTAAAGCACTTTGGGATATAGCCAATGATTTAAGAGGTGCAATGAATGCAGACGATTTTCGTGATTATATGCTATCATTTCTCTTTTTACGTTACTTATCTGATAATTATGAAGGTTCAGTAAAAAAAGAACTTGGTTCAGATTACCCTGATTTAGAAGAACAGGATAAACGTACGCCGCTTTCAGTTTGGTATGAAGCTAATACAAATGATATAGAGCCTTTTGAAAAACAAATGCGTAGAAAAGTACATTATGTTATTGAGCCAAAATATTTATGGAGTAGTATTTCGGAATTGGCAAGAAAACAAGATGAAGACTTATTGCGTGACTTACAAAAAGGGTTTAAACATATCGAAAATGATTCTTTTGAAAGTTCTTTTAAGGGTTTATTCTCAGAAATCAATTTAGATTCAGAAAAACTTGGAAAAACCTATACAGAAAGAAATAAAAAGCTGTGTAAAATCATTCAAAAAATATCAGAGGGTATTGCAGACTTTTCAACAGATAGTGATACATTGGGCGATGCCTATGAGTATTTAATTGGAGAGTTTGCAGCAGGTTCAGGTAAAAAAGCAGGAGAGTTTTATACACCGCAGCAATTATCTACAATCCTATCAGAAATTGTAACCTTAGACAGTCAAAACCCAAAATCAGGTAAAAAGAAAAAACTAAATAAAGTACTAGATTTTGCTTGTGGTTCAGGTTCTTTGCTGTTAAATGTAAAAGATAAAATAGAAAAAGCAGGCGGTACAATTAGCAGAATTTATGGGCAAGAAAAAAATATAACAACATACAACTTAGCACGTATGAATATGTTGTTGCACGGAGTAAAAGATTCAGAATTTGAAATATTTCATGGGGATACCTTAAAAAACGAATGGAATCTATTAAATGAAATGAACCCAGCTAAAAAAATAACTTTTGATGCTATTGTAGCCAATCCACCATTTAGTTTACGTTGGGATGCATCAGAAGCAATGGGAGAAAATTTCCGTTATAAAAATTATGGTTTAGCACCAAAATCGGCAGCAGATTTTGCATTTTTATTACACGGTTTTCACTTTTTAAGTGATGAAGGTACAATGGCTATTATTTTACCTCACGGAGTTCTATTTAGAGGTGGTGCTGAATCTAGAATTAGAACTAAATTACTGAAAGACGGAAATATAGATACTGTAATCGGTTTGCCTTCTAACTTATTCTTTTCAACCGGAATACCTGTATGTATCTTAGTTTTAAAGAAGTGTAAAAAGGATGATGATGTACTCTTTATAAATGCAAGTGAGCACTATAAAAAAGAAAAACGACAAAATATTTTACGTGATGGTAAGATAAATGGTGTCATAGACCCAAAAGAAGAAAATGATATTGAAAAAATCATTGATACATATCAAAATCGTCCAGATGAAATAGAACGTTATGCACGTAGAGTTTCAATGGCGGAAATTGAAAAAAACTATTACAATCTAAATATATCGAGATATGTAAGTACCGCTTCAGCTGAAAAGAAAATTGATTTAAAAGTAGTTAATGATAAATTGGTCGATATTGAAAAAACAGCTGCTAAAGCATTAAATGAGCATAATGGATATTTAAAGGAATTAGGACTGAAAACAATTTAA
- a CDS encoding AAA family ATPase produces MNFTNLTEVATHFRNDLIGNQVKERDFILFFAHNGIGKTRLSMEFKELGKTANPPRDTLYFNAFTEDLFVWNNDLDNDINRELNLNTNSAFFNGLQELDMDTKIVAFFHNYADLDFDIDYEEGKVIFSRSIIVNGHETTVENIKISRGEENLFIWSFFLAICQLAIDEDESYDWVRYIYIDDPITSLDENNAIAVACDLANLLKTEDIKTKSVISTHHSLFFNVMFNEMGRRKKHIAYHLNSIDSDNYILTTTGDTPFFHHISTISELKKIIDSESSLYEYHFNALRSILEKTASFFGYEDIKECLTGFDGDTDQFNRALNLFSHGKYSLFSPEEMNEEYKTLFKKVFEAFTTKYKFNFPEILS; encoded by the coding sequence ATGAATTTTACAAATTTAACAGAAGTTGCAACACACTTTAGAAATGACTTAATTGGAAACCAGGTAAAAGAAAGAGATTTTATTTTATTTTTTGCGCATAATGGTATTGGTAAAACAAGATTGTCCATGGAGTTTAAAGAACTAGGTAAAACAGCAAACCCACCAAGAGATACGTTATATTTTAATGCATTTACAGAAGACTTATTTGTCTGGAATAATGATCTAGATAATGACATCAATAGAGAATTAAATTTAAATACAAATTCTGCTTTCTTTAATGGATTACAAGAGCTTGATATGGATACTAAGATTGTTGCTTTTTTCCACAATTATGCAGACTTAGATTTTGATATTGATTACGAAGAAGGAAAAGTAATATTTTCGAGAAGTATTATTGTTAATGGTCATGAAACAACAGTTGAAAACATCAAAATTTCAAGAGGGGAAGAGAATTTATTTATATGGAGTTTTTTTCTTGCTATCTGCCAATTAGCAATTGATGAAGATGAATCTTATGATTGGGTTAGATATATTTATATTGATGACCCAATAACTTCTTTAGATGAAAATAATGCGATTGCTGTTGCTTGTGACTTAGCAAATTTATTAAAAACTGAGGACATTAAAACTAAATCTGTAATATCTACTCATCATAGTCTTTTTTTTAATGTAATGTTTAATGAAATGGGTAGGAGAAAAAAGCATATTGCATATCATTTAAATTCAATAGATTCAGATAATTATATATTAACAACTACTGGTGACACACCATTCTTTCACCATATTTCGACTATTTCAGAGTTAAAAAAAATTATAGATTCAGAAAGTTCATTATATGAATATCATTTCAATGCTCTTAGAAGTATATTAGAAAAGACAGCTAGTTTTTTTGGTTATGAGGATATTAAAGAATGTTTAACAGGTTTTGATGGGGATACCGACCAGTTTAATAGAGCTTTAAATCTTTTTAGCCACGGTAAATATTCCTTATTTAGTCCAGAAGAAATGAATGAAGAATATAAAACTCTATTTAAAAAAGTGTTTGAAGCATTCACAACTAAATATAAATTTAATTTTCCTGAAATTTTAAGTTAG
- a CDS encoding restriction endonuclease subunit S — MNKEKQKMIPEVRFPEFKNDGEWKIEPFNDVYNFKITNSFSREKLNYEKGNVKNIHYGDIHTKFSSHFDITQECVPYINLDITLEKIDKDNYCQEGDLVIADASEDIDDIGKTIEIISLNQEKLLAGLHTFLARPIDDKIKLGFGGHLFKSNGIIAQIKNEAQGAKVLGISKGRLANLDVYYPDSDIEQQKIANCLSSLDTLITAEVDKLENLKDHKTGLLQRLFPANGETKPEFRFPEFEKDGDWEEKLLGGISEITTGTSNRQDSTEEEGKYTFFDRSQDIRTSNRFLFDGEAIIVAGEGQEFKPKYFIGKFDLHQRAYAILNFNNKTIGKFLYYSIYKNRSYFLRYAVGSTVKSLRLPIFENMPTLISSNPKEQQKIADCLTSVDDFIEAQKTRIKVLKNHKKGLMQQLFPNSI, encoded by the coding sequence ATGAATAAAGAAAAACAAAAGATGATTCCTGAAGTGCGTTTTCCAGAGTTTAAGAATGATGGAGAATGGAAAATCGAACCATTTAATGATGTCTATAATTTTAAAATAACTAATTCTTTTTCAAGGGAAAAATTAAACTATGAAAAAGGCAACGTAAAAAATATACATTATGGAGACATACATACTAAGTTTTCATCACATTTTGATATTACACAAGAATGTGTTCCATATATAAATTTAGATATTACTCTAGAAAAAATAGATAAAGATAATTACTGTCAGGAAGGTGATTTAGTTATTGCAGATGCTTCTGAAGATATAGATGACATAGGTAAAACCATCGAAATAATAAGCCTAAATCAAGAGAAGCTTCTAGCAGGTTTACATACTTTTCTTGCCAGACCAATTGATGATAAAATTAAATTAGGCTTTGGAGGACATTTGTTTAAATCTAATGGTATTATAGCTCAAATAAAAAACGAAGCTCAAGGAGCTAAGGTATTGGGTATATCTAAAGGTAGGCTTGCTAATTTGGATGTTTATTATCCTGATAGCGATATTGAACAACAAAAAATAGCCAATTGTTTATCCTCATTAGATACTTTAATAACAGCAGAAGTAGATAAATTAGAAAATTTAAAAGACCACAAAACAGGTTTATTACAACGACTGTTTCCTGCAAATGGAGAAACCAAACCAGAATTTCGTTTTCCAGAGTTTGAGAAGGATGGAGATTGGGAAGAGAAATTGTTAGGAGGCATTTCAGAAATTACTACAGGTACTTCGAACCGTCAAGACTCAACAGAAGAAGAAGGAAAATATACCTTTTTTGATAGGTCGCAAGATATAAGAACTAGCAATAGATTTTTATTTGATGGAGAAGCGATTATAGTAGCAGGTGAAGGACAAGAGTTTAAGCCAAAGTATTTTATTGGAAAATTTGATTTACATCAAAGAGCGTATGCTATTTTGAATTTTAATAATAAAACAATCGGCAAATTTTTATACTATTCAATATATAAAAATAGAAGTTATTTTTTAAGATACGCTGTTGGTTCAACAGTTAAATCTTTAAGACTTCCAATTTTTGAAAATATGCCTACGTTAATATCTTCTAACCCAAAAGAGCAACAAAAAATAGCAGATTGTTTAACTAGTGTAGATGATTTTATTGAAGCACAAAAAACAAGAATAAAAGTCTTAAAAAACCATAAAAAAGGTTTGATGCAACAATTATTTCCAAACAGTATATAA
- a CDS encoding type I restriction endonuclease subunit R, translating into MVKEADIEYGLVGKLQDLKYTYRQDIRDRKALELNFRQKFEALNRVKLTDAEFDKLLNEIINPDVFKASNHLRKRNTFIREDDTPLHYTLVNIKDWCKNDFEVINQLRMNTQNSNHRYDVILLINGVPVVQIELKTLEISPNRAMQQIVDYKNDIGNGYANSLMCFMQLFIVSNKTRTFYFSNNNNKHFAFNADEQFLPVYTLAKEDNSKINHLDDFTDKFLAKCTLGEMISRYMVLVETEQKILVMRPYQIYAVKAIVDCIEQDRGNGYIWHTTGSGKTLTSFKASTLLKDNDAIEKCLFVVDRKDLDRQTREEFNKFQEGSVEENTNTKTLVRRMLSTDYADKVIVTTIQKLGLALDTKNDKNYIEHLEPLKDKRVVFIFDECHRSQFGENHKAIVEFFPKAQLFGFTGTPIFEENATYKTIEGETASYKTTEDVFQKELHAYTITNAIEDKNVLRFHIDYFNIKGQQDLKSLSHKMAVIDAILKKHDKATHYKRFNAILATSSISDAIEYYHLFKQNQREYAEINPDYRPLQIACVFSPPAEGNTDVKQLQEDLPQEKADNEIEPNIKKAALKTIIADYNTQYNTNHRIADFDLYYQDVQQRIKDQKYTNKDYAHKNKIDVLIVVDMLLTGFDSKYLNTLYVDKNLKYHGLIQAYSRTNRVINDTKPYGNILVFRDQEEEVNKAMIRFSGAKIEKAKEIWLVEAAPKVIEKYKEAVEQLTKFMEAKGLACSPSEVNNLKGDEARAGFINAFKEVQRYKTQLDQYTDLNDTQTETIEVLLPNEDLRSFKSVYLDTAKSLQAAQAKGGDQAPEDVQQLDFEYVLFSSAIIDYDYIIGLIATFTQDKPSKNKMTREELINLLSSSANLMEEREDIIAYINSLKVGFGLDEKDIRKGYQKFKDDKAAKEIQTIADKQGITALSLNAFIDEILNRMIFDGEKLTDLLEPLDLGWKDRSIKEKDLMEDLVPLLNKLAQGREIAGLNAYE; encoded by the coding sequence ATTGTAAAAGAAGCAGACATAGAATATGGATTGGTAGGTAAACTACAAGACCTAAAATATACCTATCGCCAAGATATAAGAGATAGAAAAGCTTTAGAATTAAATTTTAGACAGAAGTTTGAAGCCCTAAATAGAGTAAAATTAACGGATGCAGAATTTGACAAACTACTTAATGAAATAATAAATCCAGATGTATTTAAAGCTTCTAATCATTTAAGAAAACGAAATACATTTATAAGAGAAGACGATACGCCATTACATTACACCTTAGTAAATATAAAAGATTGGTGTAAAAATGATTTTGAAGTTATTAATCAGCTTCGTATGAATACCCAAAATAGCAATCATAGATATGATGTTATTTTATTGATTAACGGAGTGCCAGTTGTACAAATTGAGCTAAAAACTTTAGAGATTAGTCCTAATCGTGCAATGCAACAAATAGTAGATTACAAAAATGATATTGGCAATGGATATGCCAATTCGTTGATGTGCTTTATGCAATTATTTATAGTCAGTAATAAAACAAGAACCTTTTACTTTTCTAATAACAATAATAAACACTTTGCTTTCAATGCAGACGAGCAATTTTTACCTGTATATACTTTAGCAAAAGAAGACAATTCTAAAATAAACCACTTAGACGATTTTACTGATAAATTTTTAGCTAAATGTACCTTGGGCGAAATGATCAGTCGCTATATGGTGTTGGTAGAAACCGAGCAAAAGATATTGGTAATGAGGCCGTATCAAATATATGCAGTAAAGGCTATTGTAGATTGTATAGAACAAGATAGAGGTAACGGTTATATCTGGCATACTACAGGAAGTGGAAAAACATTAACATCATTTAAAGCATCTACACTTTTAAAAGATAATGATGCCATTGAAAAATGCTTATTTGTAGTAGATAGAAAAGATTTAGACAGACAAACAAGAGAAGAGTTTAATAAATTTCAAGAAGGTAGTGTAGAAGAAAATACCAATACAAAAACATTGGTAAGAAGAATGCTTTCTACAGATTATGCAGATAAGGTAATTGTTACAACAATTCAAAAATTAGGCTTAGCCTTAGATACCAAAAACGACAAAAATTATATAGAGCATTTAGAACCATTAAAGGATAAACGAGTAGTTTTTATTTTTGATGAGTGTCACCGTTCACAATTTGGTGAAAACCATAAAGCTATTGTAGAATTTTTTCCAAAAGCTCAACTATTCGGTTTTACCGGAACTCCTATTTTTGAGGAAAATGCGACCTATAAAACGATTGAAGGAGAAACAGCGTCTTACAAAACAACAGAAGACGTTTTTCAAAAAGAATTACACGCATACACCATTACCAACGCAATAGAGGACAAAAATGTATTGCGTTTTCATATCGACTATTTTAATATCAAAGGTCAACAAGACTTAAAGAGTTTAAGTCATAAAATGGCAGTGATCGATGCGATTCTAAAAAAACATGATAAAGCAACCCATTACAAGCGGTTTAATGCCATTTTAGCAACGTCTTCTATTTCTGATGCAATTGAATATTATCATTTATTCAAACAAAATCAACGAGAATATGCCGAGATTAACCCTGATTATCGACCATTGCAGATAGCCTGTGTATTTTCGCCACCTGCAGAAGGTAATACAGACGTAAAGCAATTACAAGAAGATTTGCCACAAGAAAAAGCAGATAATGAAATTGAGCCTAATATAAAAAAAGCAGCATTAAAAACCATTATTGCAGACTACAACACCCAATACAATACAAATCATAGAATTGCAGATTTTGATTTATACTATCAAGATGTGCAGCAACGTATAAAAGATCAAAAATATACAAACAAAGATTATGCACACAAAAATAAAATTGATGTGTTAATTGTTGTAGATATGTTATTGACAGGTTTTGATTCTAAATATTTGAATACCTTATATGTTGATAAAAATCTAAAATACCATGGTTTAATACAAGCTTATTCACGTACCAATAGAGTTATAAACGATACGAAACCTTATGGTAATATTTTAGTGTTTAGAGATCAAGAAGAAGAAGTAAATAAAGCAATGATTCGTTTTTCTGGTGCTAAAATAGAAAAAGCAAAAGAAATTTGGCTGGTGGAGGCTGCACCTAAAGTTATTGAAAAGTACAAAGAAGCTGTAGAGCAACTTACCAAGTTTATGGAGGCAAAAGGCTTAGCTTGTTCACCTTCAGAAGTGAATAATTTAAAAGGAGATGAAGCACGTGCTGGTTTTATAAATGCTTTTAAAGAAGTACAGCGCTATAAAACACAATTAGACCAGTATACGGACTTGAACGATACTCAAACAGAAACTATTGAGGTGTTATTACCAAATGAAGATTTGCGTTCTTTCAAATCTGTGTATTTAGATACTGCCAAAAGTTTACAAGCAGCACAAGCTAAAGGCGGTGACCAAGCACCCGAAGATGTACAGCAATTAGATTTTGAATATGTACTCTTTTCTTCTGCCATTATAGATTATGATTATATTATAGGGTTAATAGCAACCTTCACGCAAGACAAACCTTCTAAAAATAAAATGACACGTGAAGAGTTGATAAACCTGTTAAGTTCCAGTGCCAATTTAATGGAAGAACGTGAAGATATTATTGCGTACATAAACAGCTTAAAGGTTGGGTTTGGGTTAGATGAAAAAGACATCCGCAAAGGCTACCAAAAATTTAAAGACGACAAAGCAGCCAAAGAAATACAAACCATTGCAGATAAACAAGGTATTACAGCTTTAAGCCTAAACGCTTTTATTGATGAAATATTAAACAGAATGATTTTTGATGGCGAAAAACTAACCGATTTATTAGAACCTTTAGACTTAGGTTGGAAAGACAGAAGCATAAAAGAGAAAGATTTAATGGAAGACTTAGTACCATTATTAAATAAACTAGCCCAAGGGCGTGAAATAGCAGGGTTAAATGCTTATGAATAA
- a CDS encoding DUF4268 domain-containing protein encodes MYLINKEQNRISKLKQMTFSELKFRERDHLQEWIANNPSSLGEELLIIQKEFNGFNETNERLDLLALDKLGNVVIIENKLDDSGKDVTWQAIKYASYCASLTKQDVIKIYQDFLGSSAIASEKLTDFFDGRDISEIVLNQGLNSQRIILVAANFRKEVTSSVLWLLNFKVRLQCFKVTPFAFNEQLFLNVEQILPTKETEDFAISISTKAQEEIEVQETLKNRHQFRLKFWESFINYSNTKNNLFSNNSPTKESWIGKGMGMSGVSLNLAVSGNYCRSEIIFNRGSQEENKDLFDFIYKMKDKIESDFGDQLIWERMDENVTCRIKYQLDGMSYFEEADWATMNEYLVDASVRMENAFKEPIRKLNAYAKLR; translated from the coding sequence ATGTACTTAATCAATAAAGAGCAAAATAGAATTTCCAAATTAAAACAGATGACTTTTTCTGAATTGAAATTTAGAGAAAGGGATCATCTTCAAGAGTGGATAGCCAACAACCCATCTTCATTAGGCGAGGAACTTTTAATAATTCAAAAAGAGTTTAATGGTTTCAATGAAACGAATGAGAGATTAGATTTGCTGGCATTAGATAAGCTTGGTAATGTAGTAATTATTGAAAATAAGTTAGATGATTCGGGTAAAGATGTTACTTGGCAAGCGATTAAATATGCGAGCTATTGTGCAAGTTTAACTAAGCAAGATGTAATAAAGATATACCAAGATTTTTTAGGTTCATCAGCAATTGCATCTGAGAAATTAACCGATTTTTTTGATGGTAGAGATATTTCAGAAATTGTTTTAAACCAGGGTCTAAATTCACAACGGATTATTTTGGTAGCAGCTAATTTTAGAAAAGAAGTTACTTCGTCTGTATTATGGCTTCTAAATTTTAAGGTCCGTTTGCAGTGTTTTAAGGTTACTCCATTTGCTTTCAATGAGCAGCTGTTTTTAAATGTTGAGCAAATACTGCCAACAAAAGAGACAGAAGATTTTGCGATAAGTATTTCAACAAAGGCACAGGAAGAAATTGAAGTTCAAGAGACACTTAAGAATAGACATCAATTCAGACTTAAATTTTGGGAAAGTTTTATAAACTACAGCAATACGAAAAACAATCTTTTTTCAAATAATTCACCAACAAAGGAAAGTTGGATTGGCAAGGGTATGGGAATGAGTGGTGTTAGCTTAAATCTTGCGGTTAGTGGTAATTATTGTAGAAGCGAAATTATTTTTAACAGGGGTAGTCAAGAAGAGAATAAAGACCTGTTTGATTTTATTTATAAGATGAAAGATAAAATCGAAAGTGATTTTGGTGACCAATTAATTTGGGAACGAATGGATGAAAATGTTACTTGCAGAATTAAGTATCAACTAGATGGTATGAGTTATTTTGAAGAAGCAGATTGGGCTACTATGAATGAGTATTTAGTAGATGCTTCAGTAAGAATGGAAAATGCTTTTAAAGAACCAATTAGAAAATTGAATGCTTACGCCAAGCTTAGATAA